From one Pseudomonadota bacterium genomic stretch:
- a CDS encoding SulP family inorganic anion transporter → MNSFWTTLFPFIRWFPLTRASLRADLMAGITVALVLVPQSMAYASLAGLPVVYGLYASFVPVIVAAMWGVSSQLHTGPVAMLSLMSAAALLPFAAPGSPAFIELSLMLALMVGVLRLALGVFKLGAIVNLLSSPVIVGFTNAAALIIGLSQLNKVIGVPFPRSDSYLADLWRVIEQIAHLHWPTVAFAAGAWLVIAGLRRISQTLPGVLIAVAVSTVLSALIGYDDKTELAASQAREGRFQGEIEFYLQNQARSADLTNETARLNQKIGELEAAGGLENISTANRLKSQVAINEYQLQIIKRENNREQVALHSLAFRRVLPEDGSAVLYPRGQVPAGLQDDGKTWRFDRIANGRLVFTAGGAVVGSIPQGLPSFNVPTIHWGLMLSLLPSALVMALIGFMEATSISKAIATNTGQRVDTSKELIGQGLGNIAGSFFGSYTVSGSFSRSAVAARSGAQTGLYAIISALAVVLVLLFFTEYLYHLPQAVLAVIVMMAVFSLIRIDPLIHAWRIDRIGALTGVITFFATLLLAPAIANGILIGIFLTITHFLIKTMKPRAEVVSRKPDGTLGGVLANQLQPISEYFVPVRFDGSLTFVNVAYFEDMILEALADFPKCRTILVVGSGINDIDASGEEKVRDLADRLRAVNVSLVFSGLKNQVKTVFLRSGLLQELGETAFYSNKEQALGALIEQYRTG, encoded by the coding sequence ATGAATTCATTCTGGACGACACTTTTTCCATTTATCCGATGGTTCCCGCTGACGCGCGCAAGCCTGCGCGCCGACCTCATGGCGGGCATCACCGTTGCGCTGGTGCTGGTGCCGCAAAGCATGGCCTACGCATCACTGGCGGGCCTGCCGGTCGTCTACGGCTTGTACGCTTCATTCGTGCCGGTGATCGTCGCCGCGATGTGGGGCGTATCGAGCCAGTTGCACACCGGTCCGGTCGCCATGCTGTCACTGATGTCTGCCGCCGCCCTGCTTCCGTTTGCAGCACCCGGCTCACCGGCATTTATCGAGCTGTCACTGATGCTCGCCCTGATGGTGGGCGTATTGAGGCTGGCGCTCGGCGTATTCAAGCTCGGCGCGATCGTCAACCTGCTGTCGAGCCCGGTCATCGTCGGCTTTACCAATGCCGCCGCCTTGATCATCGGCCTGTCGCAGCTCAACAAGGTGATCGGGGTACCGTTTCCGCGCTCGGATTCCTACCTTGCCGACCTGTGGCGGGTGATCGAGCAGATAGCGCACCTGCACTGGCCGACGGTGGCGTTTGCTGCCGGTGCCTGGCTGGTCATCGCCGGCTTGCGCCGCATATCGCAAACCCTGCCTGGCGTGCTGATAGCGGTGGCGGTCTCGACCGTGCTCAGCGCACTGATCGGCTATGACGACAAGACCGAACTCGCGGCCAGCCAGGCTCGCGAAGGCCGCTTCCAGGGCGAGATCGAATTTTACCTGCAGAACCAGGCGCGTAGCGCCGATCTGACGAACGAAACAGCCAGGCTCAACCAGAAAATCGGCGAGCTGGAGGCGGCGGGCGGGCTGGAAAACATCAGTACCGCAAACCGGCTGAAGTCGCAGGTTGCCATCAACGAATATCAGCTCCAGATCATCAAGCGCGAGAACAACCGCGAGCAGGTCGCGCTGCATTCGCTTGCCTTCCGCCGGGTCTTGCCGGAAGACGGCAGCGCCGTACTGTACCCGCGCGGGCAGGTGCCGGCAGGTCTGCAGGACGATGGCAAGACCTGGCGCTTCGACAGAATCGCCAACGGCCGGCTGGTGTTCACGGCGGGCGGCGCCGTGGTCGGCTCGATTCCGCAGGGCCTGCCGAGTTTCAATGTGCCGACGATACACTGGGGGCTGATGCTGAGCCTGCTGCCGTCGGCACTGGTGATGGCGCTGATCGGTTTCATGGAGGCCACGTCCATATCGAAGGCGATCGCAACCAATACCGGGCAGCGGGTGGACACCAGCAAGGAACTGATCGGCCAGGGCCTTGGCAATATCGCGGGCAGCTTCTTCGGTTCCTACACGGTGAGCGGTTCATTTTCGCGCTCGGCGGTGGCGGCGCGGTCGGGCGCACAGACCGGACTGTATGCCATCATCAGCGCACTGGCCGTGGTGCTGGTACTGCTCTTCTTCACCGAGTATCTCTATCACCTGCCGCAGGCGGTACTGGCAGTCATCGTCATGATGGCCGTGTTCAGCCTGATCCGCATCGACCCGTTGATTCATGCCTGGCGCATAGACCGCATCGGCGCGCTGACGGGCGTCATCACCTTTTTTGCCACGCTGCTGCTGGCCCCGGCCATAGCCAACGGCATCCTGATCGGGATCTTCCTCACCATCACCCACTTCCTGATCAAGACGATGAAGCCGCGCGCGGAGGTCGTCAGCCGCAAACCCGACGGCACCCTGGGCGGGGTACTGGCCAATCAGCTGCAGCCGATCAGCGAATATTTCGTGCCGGTACGCTTTGACGGCTCGCTCACCTTCGTCAACGTGGCCTATTTCGAAGACATGATCCTCGAGGCGCTGGCCGATTTCCCGAAGTGCAGGACCATCCTGGTGGTGGGCAGCGGCATCAATGATATCGATGCGTCGGGCGAGGAGAAGGTCCGCGATCTGGCCGACCGGTTACGGGCAGTTAACGTATCCCTGGTGTTCAGCGGCCTGAAGAACCAGGTGAAAACCGTCTTCCTGCGCTCCGGACTGCTGCAGGAGCTTGGCGAGACCGCCTTCTACTCGAACAAGGAGCAGGCGCTCGGCGCCCTGATCGAGCAGTACCGAACCGGCTAG
- a CDS encoding zinc ribbon domain-containing protein YjdM, translating into MSELPKCPQCGSVYTYEDGPLFVCPECAHEWPKDALVESADDGPVVRDANGNELQDGDTVTVVKDLKVKGASSVLKVGTKVRNIRLVEGDHNIDCKIDGFGAMKLKSEFVRKS; encoded by the coding sequence ATGAGTGAGTTGCCGAAGTGTCCGCAGTGTGGATCTGTGTACACCTATGAGGACGGGCCTTTGTTCGTTTGCCCGGAGTGCGCGCACGAATGGCCAAAGGATGCGTTGGTGGAAAGCGCAGACGACGGACCTGTCGTTCGTGATGCCAATGGCAACGAGCTGCAGGATGGTGACACGGTCACCGTCGTCAAGGATCTCAAGGTCAAGGGAGCATCCTCGGTGCTCAAGGTCGGGACGAAGGTCAGGAATATCCGCCTGGTCGAGGGGGATCACAATATCGACTGCAAGATCGACGGATTTGGTGCAATGAAATTGAAGTCAGAATTTGTGAGGAAGTCCTGA
- a CDS encoding DUF465 domain-containing protein produces MLGEKHDLLHEFPEHRERIHVLKLSDEHFARLFNEYHDLDHEIRRIEEGVETPSDEYLEGLKLRRLQHKDDLYQMIVSEG; encoded by the coding sequence ATGCTGGGTGAAAAACACGATCTGCTCCACGAATTTCCGGAACACCGCGAACGCATTCATGTGCTGAAGCTGAGCGATGAGCATTTTGCTCGCCTGTTTAATGAGTACCACGACCTCGACCACGAGATCCGCCGAATTGAGGAGGGTGTCGAGACGCCTTCCGATGAATACCTGGAGGGGCTCAAGCTCAGGCGGCTGCAGCACAAGGACGATCTCTATCAGATGATCGTCAGTGAGGGCTGA
- a CDS encoding DEAD/DEAH box helicase has translation MTTDTVTAFRQLALSAPILQVLDEVGYENPTPIQAQTIPLLLSGRDLVGQAQTGTGKTAAFALPVLNGLDLARPAPQALVLAPTRELAIQVAEAFQKYASHMPGFHVLPIYGGQDYRTQIRALQRGVHVVVGTPGRVMDHMRRGTLTLDALRTLVLDEGDEMLRMGFIDDVEWILEQTPPQRQVALFSATMPQQIRHIATRHLKDPAQITVKVLTTTAETIRQRYWMVSGVHKLDALTRILEAEPFDAMLVFVRTKTATAELAERLEARGYAAAALNGDIPQAQRERTIEQLKNGRLDILVATDVAARGLDVPRISHVVNYDIPYDTEAYVHRIGRTGRAGRAGDAILFVAPREKRMLGAIEKATRKRIELMELPSTERINDQRIARFKQRITDTLATGESGPFIELIEQYQEEHNIPALEIAAALARLLQGDKPLLLQGKPDTAAPENTADRRPSKRADTRTPDHAPQERKPRREKTRPAAPPEADMERFRIEVGHDHNVKPANIVGAIAGETGLDSKFIGRIDIHADYSLVDLPKGMPRDIFNTLKKVWVSGQQLRITRMDQRDQPGSPRARDSKPRPPMKGGSKSKGKSSDSRKARKK, from the coding sequence ATGACCACCGACACGGTAACCGCGTTCAGGCAACTGGCACTGAGCGCCCCCATTCTCCAGGTACTGGACGAGGTGGGCTATGAAAACCCCACGCCGATCCAGGCGCAGACGATCCCGCTGCTGCTGTCCGGCCGCGACCTGGTGGGCCAGGCACAGACCGGCACCGGCAAGACCGCCGCCTTCGCCCTGCCGGTCCTGAACGGGCTCGACCTGGCGCGGCCGGCACCGCAGGCGCTGGTGCTGGCGCCGACCCGCGAACTGGCCATCCAGGTGGCCGAGGCGTTCCAGAAATATGCCAGTCACATGCCGGGCTTTCACGTCCTGCCGATCTACGGCGGACAGGACTACCGCACCCAGATCCGCGCCCTGCAGCGCGGGGTGCACGTCGTGGTAGGCACACCCGGGCGCGTGATGGACCACATGCGCCGCGGCACCCTCACACTCGACGCACTGCGCACGCTGGTGCTGGACGAAGGCGACGAGATGCTGCGCATGGGGTTCATCGATGACGTGGAATGGATACTCGAACAGACGCCGCCGCAACGGCAGGTCGCCCTGTTCTCGGCCACCATGCCGCAGCAGATCCGCCACATCGCCACACGCCACCTGAAAGATCCCGCGCAGATAACCGTCAAGGTGCTGACCACCACGGCCGAGACCATCCGCCAGCGCTACTGGATGGTCAGCGGCGTGCACAAACTGGACGCGCTCACCCGCATTCTCGAGGCCGAGCCCTTCGATGCCATGCTGGTGTTCGTGCGCACCAAGACAGCGACCGCCGAGCTCGCGGAAAGACTGGAGGCACGCGGCTATGCCGCGGCTGCGCTCAATGGCGACATCCCGCAGGCCCAGCGCGAGCGCACCATCGAGCAGCTGAAGAACGGCAGGCTGGATATCCTCGTCGCGACCGACGTCGCCGCGCGCGGCCTGGACGTGCCGCGCATCAGCCATGTCGTGAACTACGATATTCCCTACGACACCGAGGCCTACGTGCACCGTATCGGGCGCACCGGCCGCGCCGGCCGTGCCGGTGATGCGATCCTGTTCGTCGCGCCGCGCGAAAAGCGCATGCTGGGCGCCATCGAAAAGGCCACCCGCAAGCGGATCGAGCTCATGGAGCTGCCATCAACCGAACGCATCAACGACCAGCGCATCGCCCGCTTCAAGCAGCGCATCACCGACACACTGGCCACCGGGGAGTCTGGACCATTCATAGAGTTGATCGAGCAGTATCAGGAGGAGCACAACATCCCGGCCCTGGAGATTGCCGCCGCCCTCGCCCGCTTGCTGCAGGGCGATAAGCCCCTGCTGCTGCAGGGCAAGCCGGACACCGCCGCGCCCGAGAACACCGCCGATCGCAGGCCGAGCAAGCGCGCTGACACGCGCACGCCGGATCATGCCCCGCAAGAGCGGAAGCCGCGCAGGGAGAAAACCCGCCCTGCAGCACCGCCGGAAGCCGACATGGAACGATTCCGCATCGAGGTGGGCCATGACCACAACGTCAAGCCCGCGAACATCGTGGGCGCGATTGCCGGCGAAACCGGCCTCGACAGCAAGTTCATCGGTCGCATCGACATTCACGCTGACTACAGCCTGGTCGACCTGCCCAAGGGCATGCCCCGGGACATTTTCAACACGCTGAAAAAGGTCTGGGTGTCCGGCCAGCAATTGCGCATCACCCGCATGGACCAGCGCGACCAGCCAGGGTCTCCGAGAGCCAGAGACAGCAAGCCCAGGCCACCCATGAAAGGCGGGAGCAAAAGCAAGGGCAAAAGCAGCGACAGCAGGAAGGCGCGCAAGAAATAG
- a CDS encoding trimeric intracellular cation channel family protein yields the protein MTLVPTPAMLETLYWITLLAVVVSSASGVLKAGFMQFDLFGVIIIAIATGLGGGSLRDMLLDRDVFWIRDQMFFVVSLGSAIAMFITARLLTVPPKLFLVADAAGLATFAIAGTLVSLMVGAPPLIASFMGVMTGIMGGIFRDVLCGEPPVVFLSPLYATVSWGGSLIFIALIYFGMDITPAAIVAGVGIFMARLLAIRYNICLPRFRFKT from the coding sequence ATGACGCTCGTCCCCACACCGGCCATGCTGGAAACCCTGTACTGGATAACGCTGCTCGCGGTAGTTGTCTCGTCGGCCTCCGGTGTGCTCAAGGCCGGCTTCATGCAATTCGACCTGTTCGGTGTCATCATTATCGCCATTGCGACCGGGCTGGGTGGCGGGTCGCTGCGCGATATGCTGCTTGATCGCGATGTGTTCTGGATCCGCGACCAGATGTTTTTCGTCGTCTCGCTCGGCAGTGCCATCGCCATGTTCATTACCGCGCGGCTGCTGACCGTACCGCCAAAACTCTTCCTGGTCGCCGATGCGGCCGGCCTGGCAACCTTCGCTATCGCTGGCACTCTGGTATCGCTGATGGTGGGTGCTCCCCCGCTGATCGCCAGTTTCATGGGCGTGATGACGGGTATCATGGGTGGCATCTTCCGCGATGTGTTATGCGGCGAGCCTCCGGTCGTCTTCCTCAGTCCGCTGTACGCAACGGTGTCCTGGGGCGGCTCCCTGATCTTTATTGCGCTGATTTACTTCGGCATGGATATCACGCCTGCGGCGATTGTCGCCGGGGTTGGCATCTTCATGGCGCGACTGCTGGCGATCCGCTACAACATCTGCCTGCCACGGTTTCGCTTCAAGACCTGA
- a CDS encoding transposase, with protein sequence MARQPRFHLPGHPQHVIQRGNNRHVLFADAADCRFYLDTLRDACEQFACHVHAYVLMTNHVHLLMTPDCKAGIGRVMQSLGRRYVQYFNYRYRRSGTLWEGRYKAALLDTEPYLLTCYRYIESNPLRAGMVDRPEAYRWSSHRCNALGEPDVLVTPHPLYLQLAESAEQRCRAYRRLFGDALEAVAIAAIREATNKAWVLGDDRFRVEIEDLLMRQAAPKLRGGDRKSARFRQWRKINRV encoded by the coding sequence GTGGCGCGTCAGCCGCGTTTTCATCTGCCTGGACATCCCCAGCATGTGATCCAGCGCGGGAACAACCGGCATGTCCTATTTGCCGATGCGGCGGACTGCCGGTTTTATCTGGACACGTTGAGGGATGCATGCGAGCAGTTTGCCTGTCATGTCCATGCCTATGTCCTGATGACCAACCATGTGCACCTGTTGATGACGCCTGATTGCAAGGCGGGGATCGGCAGGGTCATGCAGTCGCTGGGTCGCCGGTATGTGCAGTATTTCAATTACCGCTATCGTCGTAGCGGCACGTTATGGGAAGGCCGTTACAAGGCGGCCTTGCTGGACACGGAGCCGTATCTTTTGACCTGTTACCGCTATATCGAATCGAATCCGTTACGGGCCGGCATGGTCGACCGGCCGGAGGCGTATCGCTGGTCGAGCCATCGCTGCAACGCACTGGGTGAGCCGGACGTGTTGGTCACCCCGCATCCTCTCTACCTGCAACTGGCTGAATCAGCGGAGCAGCGGTGTCGGGCCTACCGCCGGCTGTTCGGGGATGCCCTGGAGGCGGTTGCCATAGCTGCCATTCGTGAGGCGACCAACAAGGCATGGGTTCTGGGCGATGACCGGTTCAGGGTGGAAATCGAGGACCTTCTCATGCGTCAGGCGGCGCCAAAATTGCGGGGCGGGGACAGAAAGTCCGCTCGCTTCCGGCAGTGGCGAAAAATCAATCGAGTCTGA
- a CDS encoding EcsC family protein → MVLFSSFLRKPLKLYWEMMCAGTVDIWPPSDQHALREAMIVLETTSFAAKLSALVGAPIETILRLLPESWMDVVYRGSRKAISVAFDLAISSLAVTSTSSLSSAAHRFAAGLSGAVGGFFGAGALLAELPISITIMLRSIAAIASREGEDLTQTEARLACLEVLALGGDVAPMPGVSRYFRLRDALRTSSSEAVRYIATRGIADKSAPAIAQLVDRIAIQFGAPLTQKIAAQSMPVIGAVGGSVLNVLFTDHFQSIAKAHFTIRRLERAHGNESLRAAYQRVWETWSAERFG, encoded by the coding sequence ATGGTACTGTTTTCCTCCTTTTTGAGGAAGCCGCTGAAGCTGTATTGGGAAATGATGTGCGCAGGCACCGTTGATATTTGGCCGCCCTCTGACCAGCATGCCTTGCGCGAGGCGATGATCGTACTCGAAACGACAAGCTTCGCGGCGAAACTGTCGGCGCTCGTGGGTGCGCCCATCGAAACCATCCTGCGTTTGCTGCCTGAATCATGGATGGATGTGGTGTATCGAGGGAGCCGCAAGGCAATCAGCGTGGCGTTCGATCTCGCAATATCGTCGCTGGCGGTCACCAGCACCAGCTCGCTGTCGAGCGCCGCCCACAGGTTTGCCGCGGGTCTGAGCGGTGCGGTGGGTGGTTTTTTTGGTGCCGGTGCGCTGCTCGCCGAACTGCCGATATCCATTACGATCATGCTGCGGTCAATCGCCGCGATTGCCAGCCGGGAAGGCGAAGACTTAACTCAAACAGAAGCCCGGCTTGCCTGTCTGGAGGTGCTGGCGCTCGGTGGTGATGTAGCGCCTATGCCAGGTGTTTCCCGCTACTTCAGGCTTCGCGACGCGCTCCGAACCTCTTCATCGGAAGCCGTGCGTTACATCGCGACGCGTGGTATTGCGGACAAAAGCGCTCCCGCGATCGCGCAACTAGTAGACCGCATCGCAATACAGTTTGGTGCGCCACTTACCCAGAAGATTGCCGCGCAATCGATGCCTGTGATCGGGGCGGTGGGTGGCTCAGTGCTCAATGTCCTGTTTACGGATCACTTCCAATCCATCGCAAAGGCACATTTCACAATACGACGCCTTGAACGCGCGCATGGGAACGAGTCCTTGCGTGCTGCATACCAGCGCGTATGGGAGACATGGAGTGCCGAGCGATTTGGATAA
- a CDS encoding heme-binding protein, translated as MSNVEQAKYDVIERHGAVEIRDYAPMIVAEVTVSGDRAAAIRDGFRMIADYIFGNNISSQKVAMTAPVLQEPGEMIAMTAPVTQQGSDGVWLVRFVMPSSYTLETLPKPNNADVLLKQVDGKRFAVIRFTGLPRQEKLEKQTKELGAFIRENGLQPVSEQIYAFYNPPWTLPFLRRNEVMIEIGR; from the coding sequence GTGAGTAACGTCGAGCAAGCGAAATACGATGTCATTGAGCGGCATGGAGCCGTCGAAATCCGCGACTATGCACCAATGATCGTTGCCGAAGTCACCGTGTCCGGTGACCGTGCGGCAGCTATCAGGGATGGCTTTCGGATGATAGCGGATTATATTTTCGGCAATAATATCTCGTCTCAGAAGGTGGCAATGACCGCGCCTGTGCTTCAGGAGCCGGGAGAAATGATCGCCATGACGGCTCCTGTTACCCAGCAAGGCAGCGATGGGGTCTGGCTGGTGCGCTTTGTTATGCCCTCAAGCTATACGCTGGAAACTCTACCCAAGCCAAACAACGCGGACGTTCTCCTTAAACAGGTCGATGGAAAGCGATTTGCGGTTATCCGTTTTACCGGGCTTCCAAGGCAAGAGAAGCTTGAAAAGCAGACCAAAGAGCTGGGGGCGTTCATTCGGGAAAATGGACTCCAGCCTGTCTCCGAACAGATTTATGCGTTTTATAATCCGCCCTGGACCTTGCCGTTCCTGCGGCGCAACGAAGTGATGATTGAGATCGGCAGATAA
- a CDS encoding YqgE/AlgH family protein — protein sequence MLLVARRGFTSPFFYHTVIFLLHHDAESSFGVIINQPRRKRLSEVVDGVEGSWLQDLPVYHGGPVDAYKMLILLRTSKPPLLTEPVTDDLHFSSYPLLLHDLALRKEAGITLRCYSGLASWSPGQLEDELRKGYWHLMQAEPGIVFQEGTENLWETLIDRLETVVPIKIE from the coding sequence ATGCTCCTCGTTGCAAGGCGCGGATTTACGAGCCCTTTCTTCTATCACACCGTGATATTCCTGTTGCACCACGACGCGGAATCGAGCTTCGGCGTGATCATCAACCAGCCACGCAGGAAGCGCTTATCCGAGGTTGTGGATGGCGTGGAGGGCTCCTGGCTGCAGGACCTGCCCGTGTATCACGGCGGGCCAGTGGATGCCTATAAGATGTTGATCCTGTTGCGCACATCCAAACCGCCACTCCTGACCGAACCGGTAACGGACGACCTTCATTTCTCCAGCTACCCGCTACTGCTGCACGATCTGGCCCTGCGGAAGGAAGCGGGGATCACCCTGCGCTGCTATTCCGGGCTTGCCAGTTGGTCGCCCGGCCAGCTCGAGGACGAGCTCAGGAAGGGTTACTGGCATCTCATGCAGGCGGAACCAGGGATAGTATTCCAGGAGGGAACGGAGAACCTGTGGGAAACACTGATCGACCGGCTAGAAACAGTAGTTCCCATCAAGATCGAATGA
- a CDS encoding TraR/DksA family transcriptional regulator translates to MVDTEQARQKLLALRDGYTRRIAALDGDLHHREQAVEKDFAEQATQRENDSVLAALDDEARVQVGLIDAALARIEGGSYGSCVRCGEEIAAGRLEAVPYSTLCIACAEQ, encoded by the coding sequence ATGGTGGATACCGAACAGGCAAGGCAGAAGCTGCTGGCGTTGCGCGATGGCTATACGCGGCGCATCGCGGCGCTGGACGGCGATCTGCATCACCGGGAGCAGGCAGTCGAGAAGGACTTTGCCGAACAGGCCACCCAGCGAGAGAACGACTCGGTCCTGGCGGCGCTGGACGATGAGGCCCGGGTGCAGGTGGGCCTGATCGATGCCGCGCTCGCACGCATCGAGGGAGGCAGCTACGGCTCCTGTGTGCGTTGCGGCGAGGAGATTGCGGCGGGTCGTTTGGAGGCCGTGCCGTATTCCACGCTTTGCATCGCATGTGCGGAACAATAG
- a CDS encoding PDZ domain-containing protein translates to MITAKRVCVLLLAALWTGCASYQSLHYNWAYTPLHDVTSGGFQASKGDPEYRRLDSYAAMAAAERDMYRNGYVMIGYSNMISPQLQSFGDSGAQALADKYGASVVLNYFSPPYYLATLWARPRQFVFGAYFTDQLPEEARKALELAQKTEHAVIIQTVVPDSPAFAAGIRPGDLVFRLNGEAVTDSAAMSALLQHNVGHDVELGVWSMEEGPPRSVTVALEQ, encoded by the coding sequence ATGATCACTGCAAAGCGAGTCTGCGTGCTGCTGTTGGCTGCGTTGTGGACAGGTTGTGCATCGTACCAGTCACTCCATTACAACTGGGCGTACACGCCATTGCATGATGTGACCAGCGGGGGCTTCCAGGCCAGCAAGGGCGATCCCGAGTACCGCAGGCTGGACAGTTACGCGGCCATGGCAGCGGCCGAACGTGACATGTACCGCAATGGCTATGTCATGATCGGCTATTCCAACATGATCAGTCCGCAGCTGCAGTCATTCGGCGACTCCGGGGCGCAGGCGCTTGCAGACAAGTACGGCGCCAGCGTGGTGCTGAATTACTTCAGCCCGCCCTACTACCTGGCGACGCTCTGGGCGCGGCCACGGCAATTCGTGTTCGGCGCCTATTTTACCGACCAGTTGCCGGAAGAGGCGCGCAAGGCGCTTGAGCTGGCGCAGAAAACAGAACACGCCGTCATCATTCAGACCGTCGTCCCGGACAGTCCCGCTTTTGCCGCCGGTATCCGGCCCGGTGACCTCGTGTTCAGGCTCAACGGGGAAGCCGTGACGGACAGCGCCGCGATGAGCGCCTTGCTGCAGCACAACGTCGGGCACGACGTCGAACTGGGAGTCTGGTCCATGGAGGAGGGGCCGCCCCGGTCCGTTACGGTTGCGCTGGAACAATAG